The Canis lupus familiaris isolate Mischka breed German Shepherd chromosome X, alternate assembly UU_Cfam_GSD_1.0, whole genome shotgun sequence genome has a segment encoding these proteins:
- the LOC609805 gene encoding high mobility group protein B1-like isoform X3 has translation MDRKRGTLPVLPLSQEREMKTYIPLKGETKKKFKDPNALKRPPSFFFLFCSEYRPKIKGEYPGLSIGDVAKNLGEMWNNTAADEKQPYEKKAAKLKEKYEKDIAAYRAKGKPDMAKKGVVKAEKSKKKKEEGEAEEDEDEEEEEDEEENDDDE, from the exons ATGGACAGGAAAAGAGGAACTTTGCCAGTACTGCCTCTATCCCAAG aaagagaaatgaaaacttatatccCCCttaaaggggaaacaaaaaagaagttcAAGGATCCCAATGCTCTCAAGAGGcctccctcattctttttcttgttttgttctgagTATCGCCCAAAAATCAAAGGAGAGTATCCGGGCCTATCCATTGGTGATGTTGCAAAGAACCTGGGAGAGATGTGGAATAACACTGCTGCAGATGAGAAGCAGCCTTATGAAAAGAAGGCTGCTAAgctgaaggaaaaatatgaaaaggatatTGCTGCATACCGAGCTAAAGGAAAGCCTGATATGGCAAAAAAGGGAGTTGTCAAGGctgaaaagagcaagaaaaagaaggaagagggggaagcagaggaagatgaggatgaggaggaggaagaagatgaggaagaaaatgatgatgatgaataa